Proteins encoded by one window of Pseudorca crassidens isolate mPseCra1 chromosome 3, mPseCra1.hap1, whole genome shotgun sequence:
- the H3-4 gene encoding histone H3.1t, translated as MARTKQTARKPIGGKAPRKQLATKVARKSAPATGGVKKPHRCWPGTIALREIRHYWKYPELLIGKLPFQRLVREIAQDFKMDLRFQSSAVRALQEVCEAYLVGLFEDTNLCAIHANRVTIMPKDIQLARHIHGKCA; from the coding sequence ATGGCACGAACAAAGCAGACGGCGCGGAAGCCCATTGGCGGCAAAGCACCTCGCAAACAGCTGGCTACCAAAGTAGCTCGGAAGAGCGCGCCAGCCACGGGGGGCGTGAAGAAGCCGCACAGGTGCTGGCCGGGCACTATAGCACTGCGCGAGATTCGTCACTACTGGAAGTACCCAGAACTTCTGATTGGTAAGTTACCCTTCCAGCGCCTGGTCCGGGAGATTGCGCAGGACTTTAAGATGGACCTGCGTTTCCAGAGCTCGGCTGTAAGGGCACTGCAGGAAGTCTGTGAGGCATACCTGGTGGGTCTTTTTGAAGACACCAACCTATGTGCCATCCATGCCAACCGTGTCACTATTATGCCCAAGGATATTCAGCTGGCACGCCATATCCACGGAAAATGTGCCTAA